In candidate division KSB1 bacterium, the DNA window AGAGAAAAGATGTTATCTCGAAAATATGAAAAACAAACACTAGAGTTTCAGCAACTATTGCAGCATAAAATGTAGCTGTTCCCTGAATTTTCTTAAAATAAAACGCAACTGCGAATATCCCCAATATGGTTCCATAAAAAAGAGATCCCAAGATATTAACGGCCTCAATAAGTGAGCCAAGCCGGCTGGCATATTCCGCAAGCAAGATGGCATAAACACCCCATATTGCGGTAAAGACTTTAGAGGCGATCACATAATGCTTATCATTACCCTTCTTGTAGATCATGCGGCGATAAATATCAACAACTGTTGTGGAAGCCAAAGAATTTAGCTCTGCCGAAGTCGATGACATGGATGCGGCAAATATTGCTGCGATCACCAATCCCACCAATCCGACAGGCAAAAAAGTAGTTACAAATGTCAGAAAAATATAATTCGTGTCATTAGGATTCATTTCCGGATCATTCTGCTGCATGAGAGAAATAGCCGATTCCCGGATTTCTTTTGTTTTCCCTTCTGCCAGATTGAGATTGTTTTGCGCCTGGTCAATTGCCTCTTGGTCGCTGTCATCCATCGCACTGATTAACTCTCTTATTCTCGTTTTCTTATATTCATGAGCTTTTTCGTATTCAACTTCCAATTCCTGGTAATCTGAAGCGTAGGCTGTGTTTTGAATTTTATTTATTTCCACAGAATTAAAAAATAAGGGAGGCTTTTCAAATTGATAAAACACAAACAACATAGCGCCAATAAGAAGAATGAAAAACTGCATCGGGACTTTAGCCAACCCATTAAAGATCAAACCAAAGCGACTTTCAGTGATCGAGGAACCAGTCAGGTATCTCTGTACCTGTGATTGATCTGTGCCAAAATAGGAGAGGTGCAGAAAAAGTCCGGCAATAATTCCCGACCAAATCGTATACCGATTATTCAAATCAAACGTAAAATCGATTGTATTAAACTTCCCCATTTTACCTGCCACAAATCCTGCATCCATTATTGAAATATCATCAGGGAGGAGATATAAGATCATAAAAAAAGCAGCAAACATACCAAACATAGCTATAAACATTTGGTGGAAATGGGTCCAGTTGACAGCCTTAGTGCCTCCTAAGGTTGTATAAACAATCACCAAAACACCGATTATAAAAGTGGTGATTTGTGTATTCCAACCCAATATAGTGGAAAGGATAATGGCCGGAGCGTAAATGGTAAGCCCAGCCGCCAATCCTCTTTGGATGAGAAAGAGTAGCGCTGCCAAACCACGTGTTTTCAGGTCAAAACGATTTTCTAAATACTCATAAGCAGTGAAAACTTTTAGTTTGTGATAAATTGGAACTGCTGTAATGGAAATAATGATCATTGCAATGGGAAGGCCGAAATAGAATTGGACAAAGCGCATACCGTCTACATAGGCCTGTCCGGGAGTTGAAAGGAACGTGATCGCGCTAGCTTGCGTTGCCATGATGGATAGTGCAATTGTAGGCCAGCGCATGCGCCTGTTTGCGAGTAGGTAGTCCTCTATATTTTTACTACCCCGCCCTTTCCAGACGCCGTAAAGAACAATGAAAAGCAGGGATGATATTAAAACAAACCAGTCTAGTGAGTGCAAATTTATATCTTATTTAGTTTGGAAATATTTAAGTTCAGTCTATAATAAAAAGCTAATCGAAGAATTTCATAAAAAGAGTAAATAAGATAATTAATATGACATGATTCAAAAGGACTAAAATATACCACTTATTCCAGCTTGAGAATATGGGGGGACGTTCTTCGACGTCCAAATTATTAGTGGGTTCCACGGCCATTTTCCTTGCCTGCAGAAATCATATTAACAAAAAGCCGGTAAGCACCAGGTACACCAGCCGGCAGCTCCCGGAAAAAAGACAACCCTGTATAAATAAATATTCCGCTGCCATATTCAGTATAAATAATGCCTCCCAACTTATCACCTTCACCCGGATCATGGCTGGAAATTGGCGCCTGGAAATTGGAGTCCCATTGATTCGCAAAGTAGAGCCCGCGTTCCTGAACCCAGCCATCGAAATCCGATTGAGTAATTTTATTAGGTGTATTCAATAGAGGATGGTCGGGAATTTCAAATTTTATCGGGGCATTTTCAACTGATACACGATCACGGGAAATTTGAAAAGGGAATGGTCCCAAATTATCAACAACCAATCCACGAGATGTATTATATTGAATAATGAGAACACCGCCTTTGTAAACAAAATCAAGCACTCTTGAGTAATGCTGTTTCAATCGCGTCCGAGTATTAAATACTCGCACTCCCGCGATGATTGTATCATATCGCTTGAGATCAGCATTTTCCAAATCGTCATCAGAAAGCAGATCTACATGGTACCCTAGTTGCTCAAGATATTTTGGCACCTCATCACCAGACCCCATAATGTAAGCGATGTGTTCCTCCCTTTTTGCCAAATCCAAACGAACTAGTTTGGCTTCCGCAGGTGGAAATAGTGTTTGAATTGAAATATGAGGATATTGAATTCGTAAAAATCCATTTGAAAGCCTTTTTCCATCAACTGTCGCTTCAGCTGTTAGAATTCCGGAAGAAGATATTTCCGGTGGCCGCAGAGTAAAATAAAACAAACGCTCATCATCTTTTTTCTCTAAGGAAAAGGATTGTGAAGATGGCTCAACGCGCCAACCGCTTGGAGTTTGTAATTGGAGTTGACCAGAGACAGCATCTTTGCCAGCTTTGACTCGCAGTCCAATTTTCCTGGAGTCATCATTCCCAAATACATAAAGGTTTTCCTCCAAAATCAGAGCGACTTCAGGGATTATCTCCAAAGTTCTGTACTGTTCTCCATTCACCCGATCCGTCCATCTATATAAAACAGGACTTTCAAAGATAAAACTTTGACCATCAATTTGAACTACAAATTGGACTTCCATAGCAGGTAAATTTTCCGGCTGACCAATTAATTTCTGATCTTTCACATTAAATAATCCCAAACTTGATTTAG includes these proteins:
- a CDS encoding sodium:solute symporter, producing the protein MHSLDWFVLISSLLFIVLYGVWKGRGSKNIEDYLLANRRMRWPTIALSIMATQASAITFLSTPGQAYVDGMRFVQFYFGLPIAMIIISITAVPIYHKLKVFTAYEYLENRFDLKTRGLAALLFLIQRGLAAGLTIYAPAIILSTILGWNTQITTFIIGVLVIVYTTLGGTKAVNWTHFHQMFIAMFGMFAAFFMILYLLPDDISIMDAGFVAGKMGKFNTIDFTFDLNNRYTIWSGIIAGLFLHLSYFGTDQSQVQRYLTGSSITESRFGLIFNGLAKVPMQFFILLIGAMLFVFYQFEKPPLFFNSVEINKIQNTAYASDYQELEVEYEKAHEYKKTRIRELISAMDDSDQEAIDQAQNNLNLAEGKTKEIRESAISLMQQNDPEMNPNDTNYIFLTFVTTFLPVGLVGLVIAAIFAASMSSTSAELNSLASTTVVDIYRRMIYKKGNDKHYVIASKVFTAIWGVYAILLAEYASRLGSLIEAVNILGSLFYGTILGIFAVAFYFKKIQGTATFYAAIVAETLVFVFHIFEITSFLWYNVVGCLGVIILAHTINWLTPPQPAVK